Genomic segment of Chloroflexota bacterium:
CGGAACACCTGATAAGGGGTGGGCAGCACATCTCGATGCACCCCCCAGGCCAGTCCCTGCCAGAGGATGATCACTCCGATCGCCGCCAGAAGCACATCACGTCGCCGCATCGCACCTCACTTTGAGGACGAAAGGCAAAAGACGGCAGACGATTTCACGTCCGTCACGAGGGCATCTCCCCAAGATCGTCCTTTGCGTGATGGAAGCATGCCATAACCTCGGCATTTACTCGTCCGACGAATCCATCCCATCATCGCAGGCGGCGCTACTCCCCCGCCAACGCTATCCGCAGCTCTGTACACCTCGCCAGATAAGCGGGCTGGCCGCGGTAGCCTGGATCACCGGCCTCAGCGTTCTCGATCACCCGCGCTCGCGTAATGGGAGGCCGTCCCAACACCAGAATGCGCTGCCCCAGGAAGACCGCCTCCTCGATGTTATGCGTCACCAAGACCATCGTGAGCTGCAGCTCGTCGGCCAGCTCCAGGACCAGGTTCTGCAGATCCTCTCGCGTGAGCGCGTCCAGGGAGGAGAAGGGCTCATCCATGAGCAGCACGTTCGGCTCCAACACCAGCGTGCGGGCGATGGCAGTGCGCTGCCGCTGCCCACCCGATAGCTGGCTGGGATAGTGATCACGCAGCTCGACGATGCCCAGCCGCTTCAGCCAGTAGTCCACCCGCTCGGGCGGGATGTCCGGCGGAGGGTAGGGCCGGGCGGGCCCATCATTCCGCTTGTGAGCGTAGAACCGCCCCAGGCGCATGCCCAGGGCGGCATTCTCCCATACGGTAGCCCACGGCAACAAGCCATAATCCTGCAGGATCAACCCGATACTGGCTCCCCNCGGGTCACCGGGACGCCCGCCACACGGACGACGCCGTTCGTCGGCTGTCGCAACCCGGCGATCAGGTACAACAGCGTCGTCTTCCCGCAGCCGGACGGCCCGATGACCGCCCATCGCTCCCCCGGCTCCACGCGCCAGTCAAAGTCCTGGAACAGGGGAGGACGCCCGGGATAGACAAAGGTCAGGCTCTCAACGGAGATCATGACGGGTGCGTGATGCGTGTTGCGTATCACGTATTGCGTGTTGCGTATTACGTGTTGTGTGTTGCGTATTGCGTGTTGCGTAAGACGTAAACACGAGATGCCTATTTCTCCGGCAGGAACGAGGCATCGACCAGGTCCTCATATGGGATATCCCGGTCGATCAGCCCCTTGTCCTTCAGCCACTGGATCACGTCGGCGAACTGCTCCTCCGTCGGCACCTGTCCCACGGGGAACGGCGGCATGGCATACGTGCCCTGGATGGACTTCGGCACCCGCCCCTTCTCGATCAGCAGGTCCTGATACGCCGTGGGATCGGCGTTGATCTCGTTGACGGCCTTCTCCCAGGCGGCCAGGAACTTTCGCACCGTGTTCGGCTTCTGTGTAAGCGCCTCCACGCTGAAGGAGAGGACGGACTGGGACAGCTCGGTGTGCGCCGTATCATCTATGATCAGACGGGCTCCACCGGCGATGGCGCCCTGTGCCAGAGGATCGGGCAGCGTGGCCGCCTGCAACTGACCGTTCATCAACAGCTCAAAGCGCACCGGGATGGCGGTCACCTCGGTGAACACGATCTCCTCCGGGGTCAATCCCTCCGCCTCCAACATCCGCTGCGTGATGTACTCGATGATCGTGTTCTGCGACACGCCGATGGGCACCCCCTTCAGGTCGGCCGGGGTTTTGAGATCCGTGCCCGGCGCGGCCAGGATGCGGAATTGCGGGGCATCGGGATAAGCACGCCGGGCCGTGTACACGACTTTGATCTTGGGCTTCTCCTTGTTAAACAACGCCGTGGAGATCAGATCGTTCAGTTGCCCATCGATCTGCCCGGTCTGCATCAGGGTGTCCCGCTCCTGAGCCGATTTCACGGGAACCAGCTCCACCTGAATCCCCTGCTCCTCGAAATACCCCTTCTGCTCCGCGACGAAGAACGGGATCACATCCAGAATGGGCAGCAATCCCATCTTGAGGTGCGTATCCTCCGCCGGAGCAACGGGGGTAGCCGGCGGGGCGCATCCCACAAGGACCAAAACGACCAGCAGAAAAGCGATCCACTTCCTCATGACGTATGTTTACCTCCCTATGATTCTCGATTGGATCACGCCCTCACGAGCACGGCCAGCAGCGTCGCGAGGAACGTCGTGATGCTGATGTATCCGTTCACGTTGAAAAACGCCACGTCCACCCGGGATAGGTCATCCGGCTTCACCAGGGAGTGCTCGTAGAGCAGCAGCATGGCCACGATGAAGAGGCCCACCCAGTAGATCCATCCCAGTCCGGCCACCCATCCCACGGCCGCCAGCAGCGCCACCGTCAGCACATGGCAGATCTGCGCCCATCGCAGGGCCGTCGCCACGCCGAAGCGAGCGGGCACAGCCTGCAATCCCATCTCCCGATCGAATTCCACGTCCTGGCACGCGTAGATGAGGTCGAATCCGGCGATCCAAACGGTGACGGCCGCCCACAGCAGCCAGGGGATCGGGTCGCTCAACGAGGCACGCACGGCCGCCCATGCGCCCGCGGCCGCGGCCCCATCGGTCATGCCCAGGACCCAATGCGACAGCCACGTGAAACGCTTGGTATACGAGTAGCCCACCAGCGCGATCACCGCCAGCGGCGCCAGGCGCAGGACGAAATCGTTCAGCTGCCAGGCGGCCAGGAGGAACACCGCCAGCGAGATCGCCGCCGCCCCCCACACCTGCGCGGGCGTCAACAGTCCGCGCGGCAGCGCTCGCCGGGCCGTACGCGGGTTGCGCGCGTCCAGATGCCGATCGACCGCCCGGTTGACGGACATCGCCAACGTACGCGCGGCCGCCATCGCGATGGTGATCCACACGAACTGGTGCCAGGTGGGCCAGCCGCGCGCAGCCAGCACCATCCCCAAATAGGCGAACGGGAGCGCGAAGATGGTGTGCTCGAACTTGATCATCTCCAGGAAAAGCCGAATTCGTTTCATCGTCCCTTAAGCATCGCGTTCATAGGAGAGCTCACAAGGCTACCCGGTCTCCTCCCCGTCTGCCAACCCATACTCCGCCCATCGCTCCGTCACCAGCCTGCGAATGGGCTCCGCCATCTCGATCAGCTTCGGCCATTCACGAAGGTATCCTTCCTCCGGCCACTTGGCTGTGGCGTCGATCCCGATCTTGCCGCCGAAAGCAAACCGATACGAGGCATGATCCAGGGCGTCTACCGGCCCCTCCTGGATAACCACGTCCCGCGCCCAGTCCACGTTGTTGAGGGCATGGAACATGGCCTCGCTCACGTTCTGCACATCCACGTCCTGGTCGAAGACGATGATGCACTTGGCCAGCATCATTAGCCCCATCCCCCAGAGGCCGTTGATGACCTTCCTGGCATGGCCCGGGAACCGTTTGCGGATGGACACCAACACCAGGTTGTGGAAGACCCCCTCGGCCGGCATGTTGATATCCACGATCTCGCTCAGGAACAGCTTCATCAACGGCAGAAACAGCCGCTCCGTAGCCTTGCCCATCCAGTAGTCTTCCATAGGGGGCCGCCCGACGACGGTGGCCGGGTAGATCGGCTGCCGCCGGTGCGTGATCGCGGTGACGTGCATCACAGGATAGTCGTCCACCGGCGTGTAATAGCCGGTATGATCCCCGAACGGCCCCTCCGGCCGGCGCTCCTCCGGGTCCACATACCCCTCGATCACGATCTCCGCGTGGGCCGGCACCTCCAGCGGCTGCGTCACGCACCGTACCAGCTCCACCGGCCTGCCGCGCAGCCACCCAGCCAACAAGAACTCATCGATATCCGGCGGCAGCGGCGCCGAGCCCGCCCAGACGATCGCCGGATCGCCGCCCAAACTGACCGCCACCGGGATGCGGTCGCGACCCATCTCCCGGGCCTTGCGCTCGTGCTCGGCTCCTCCCTTGTGCAATTGCCAGTGCATCCCCAACGTACGCTCATCGTACACCTGAAGCCGATACATGCCCACATTGCGGATGCCAGTCTCCGGATCACGAGAGATCACCGTCGGCAGGGTGATGTAGCGCCCGCCATCCTCGGGCCAGCATTGCAGGATGGGCAAATGCTCCAGGGTCACCCGCTCACCGGTGAGAACGACGTCCTGAACGGGCGCCTTGCGCACGATGTTCGGCTTCAATCCCACGGCGCGCAGCGCCCCCCACATCTCGCCGGCCCGATCCAGCGCCTGTCCCAGGCCACGCGGCAGCTCCGGCCGGATCAGGGTGGAGAGCCGGTCGGTGAGCTCGTTCAGGTCCTCCACGCCCAACGCCCACGCCATCCGCCGGGGTGATCCCAACATGTTGATGAGGACGGGGATATCGTACCCCTTGACGCGCTCGAAGAGAAGGGCCTTGTTGCGCTCGGCCGGCCCCTTGCTCACCCGATCCACGATCTCGGTGATCTCCAGGTGGGCGCTGACCGGCGCCTGGATCCGCACCAGCTCCCCGGCCTTCTCCAGCCGATCGATGAACGCCCGCAGATCCCGATAAGCCATACCCCTCTCCCTCAGATCGATCCATCCCCCAACGGGGCGTGGCGATTGTACACCACCCCACCCGCTCCGTCAACGCGCAGAG
This window contains:
- a CDS encoding ATP-binding cassette domain-containing protein — protein: MILQDYGLLPWATVWENAALGMRLGRFYAHKRNDGPARPYPPPDIPPERVDYWLKRLGIVELRDHYPSQLSGGQRQRTAIARTLVLEPNVLLMDEPFSSLDALTREDLQNLVLELADELQLTMVLVTHNIEEAVFLGQRILVLGRPPITRARVIENAEAGDPGYRGQPAYLARCTELRIALAGE
- a CDS encoding ATP-binding cassette domain-containing protein; this encodes MISVESLTFVYPGRPPLFQDFDWRVEPGERWAVIGPSGCGKTTLLYLIAGLRQPTNGVVRVAGVPVTRGEPVSG
- a CDS encoding ABC transporter substrate-binding protein; the encoded protein is MRKWIAFLLVVLVLVGCAPPATPVAPAEDTHLKMGLLPILDVIPFFVAEQKGYFEEQGIQVELVPVKSAQERDTLMQTGQIDGQLNDLISTALFNKEKPKIKVVYTARRAYPDAPQFRILAAPGTDLKTPADLKGVPIGVSQNTIIEYITQRMLEAEGLTPEEIVFTEVTAIPVRFELLMNGQLQAATLPDPLAQGAIAGGARLIIDDTAHTELSQSVLSFSVEALTQKPNTVRKFLAAWEKAVNEINADPTAYQDLLIEKGRVPKSIQGTYAMPPFPVGQVPTEEQFADVIQWLKDKGLIDRDIPYEDLVDASFLPEK
- the ubiA gene encoding UbiA family prenyltransferase; the protein is MKRIRLFLEMIKFEHTIFALPFAYLGMVLAARGWPTWHQFVWITIAMAAARTLAMSVNRAVDRHLDARNPRTARRALPRGLLTPAQVWGAAAISLAVFLLAAWQLNDFVLRLAPLAVIALVGYSYTKRFTWLSHWVLGMTDGAAAAGAWAAVRASLSDPIPWLLWAAVTVWIAGFDLIYACQDVEFDREMGLQAVPARFGVATALRWAQICHVLTVALLAAVGWVAGLGWIYWVGLFIVAMLLLYEHSLVKPDDLSRVDVAFFNVNGYISITTFLATLLAVLVRA
- a CDS encoding menaquinone biosynthesis decarboxylase, whose translation is MAYRDLRAFIDRLEKAGELVRIQAPVSAHLEITEIVDRVSKGPAERNKALLFERVKGYDIPVLINMLGSPRRMAWALGVEDLNELTDRLSTLIRPELPRGLGQALDRAGEMWGALRAVGLKPNIVRKAPVQDVVLTGERVTLEHLPILQCWPEDGGRYITLPTVISRDPETGIRNVGMYRLQVYDERTLGMHWQLHKGGAEHERKAREMGRDRIPVAVSLGGDPAIVWAGSAPLPPDIDEFLLAGWLRGRPVELVRCVTQPLEVPAHAEIVIEGYVDPEERRPEGPFGDHTGYYTPVDDYPVMHVTAITHRRQPIYPATVVGRPPMEDYWMGKATERLFLPLMKLFLSEIVDINMPAEGVFHNLVLVSIRKRFPGHARKVINGLWGMGLMMLAKCIIVFDQDVDVQNVSEAMFHALNNVDWARDVVIQEGPVDALDHASYRFAFGGKIGIDATAKWPEEGYLREWPKLIEMAEPIRRLVTERWAEYGLADGEETG